One window of Thioflexithrix psekupsensis genomic DNA carries:
- a CDS encoding DUF3422 family protein: protein MLSLPPNHQQRQRLNDEVHARPYQSIASPSRASYLALFADSYREREYELLVQLCEHYQQPLPPKDTIHWVANLGAFRLKWERHSEFTSYMFIQQENIEGHPFAHSVLEQVPTEWLQQLPGQVMVAAHLVCLNYSVDIQQVSAWFDDYYLIGADIGDGAASAFTDFHLHGDGCSRFLVIDRGLTSRQSGRMMQRLFEIEIYRMMALLALPIARQLSPTLNKSDEQLRQLTQAVAEKTQGDELLLEQLTQLAARIEDSLSKSTYRFTASRAYYALVNRRIEELRETRIQGMQTFREFVDRRLAPAMDTCESAAHRQELLSKRVNRTSQLLGTRVDIQRQRDNQALLASMDKRAQLQLRLQETVEGLSVVAITYYSVSLIGYIAKSLKTLGWAIDPNLAVGVAIPVVALLAALGVRHIRAAVTGKHHEHQGLDL, encoded by the coding sequence GTGTTATCTCTTCCCCCCAATCATCAGCAACGGCAACGATTAAATGATGAAGTTCATGCACGTCCTTATCAGTCCATTGCTTCGCCTTCGCGGGCTTCTTATTTGGCTTTATTTGCCGATTCATATCGGGAACGTGAATATGAATTATTGGTGCAATTATGCGAGCATTATCAACAACCCTTACCCCCTAAAGACACCATTCATTGGGTGGCGAATTTAGGCGCGTTTCGCTTAAAATGGGAGCGACATTCAGAATTTACTTCTTATATGTTTATTCAGCAGGAAAATATTGAAGGACATCCTTTTGCGCATTCTGTGTTGGAACAGGTGCCGACAGAATGGTTGCAACAATTGCCCGGACAAGTGATGGTGGCTGCGCATTTGGTTTGTTTAAATTATTCTGTGGATATTCAACAGGTTTCAGCGTGGTTTGACGATTATTACTTGATTGGTGCGGATATTGGGGATGGTGCGGCCAGTGCTTTTACGGATTTTCATTTGCATGGGGATGGCTGTAGTCGTTTTCTGGTTATTGACCGCGGTTTAACCAGTCGGCAATCCGGACGCATGATGCAGCGATTATTTGAAATTGAAATTTATCGCATGATGGCTTTATTAGCGTTACCGATTGCGCGCCAATTAAGCCCGACTTTAAATAAATCTGATGAACAATTACGCCAATTAACGCAAGCGGTGGCTGAGAAAACGCAAGGCGATGAATTATTATTAGAACAATTAACGCAATTAGCCGCTCGCATTGAAGATTCTTTATCAAAAAGTACTTATCGTTTTACTGCCAGTCGGGCTTATTACGCGCTGGTAAATCGGCGTATTGAAGAATTGCGCGAAACGCGAATTCAAGGGATGCAGACTTTCCGCGAGTTTGTGGATCGGCGTTTGGCCCCCGCGATGGACACTTGCGAATCGGCGGCGCACCGTCAAGAATTGTTGTCAAAACGGGTTAATCGCACCAGTCAATTGTTGGGAACGCGGGTGGATATTCAACGACAACGCGATAATCAAGCCTTACTGGCTTCGATGGATAAACGGGCGCAATTACAATTGCGTTTACAAGAAACGGTGGAAGGCTTGTCTGTGGTGGCGATCACTTATTACAGTGTGAGTTTAATTGGTTACATCGCTAAAAGTCTGAAAACTTTAGGCTGGGCAATTGATCCCAATCTGGCGGTGGGGGTTGCGATTCCTGTGGTGGCATTGTTGGCCGCGCTGGGCGTACGTCACATTCGCGCTGCGGTGACAGGAAAACATCATGAACATCAAGGACTTGATTTGTAG
- a CDS encoding CBS domain-containing protein: MITVKELMRDNVYSLRPTDTVLDARRLMVEKQIRHIPIVDIHNKFLGLITKHDILALSVSTLSDIDAVERAEIESTILLSEVMKTNVVVAELDTNLLTAGHFLLAQGHGCLPVFDGEHLCGILTESDFVRLAVYLLEKMTHTETDSHH, translated from the coding sequence ATGATTACTGTTAAAGAATTGATGCGTGACAATGTGTACAGTTTGCGTCCTACCGACACAGTCCTTGATGCACGTCGTTTAATGGTCGAAAAACAAATTAGACACATCCCTATTGTGGATATACACAATAAATTTTTAGGATTAATTACCAAACACGATATTCTCGCGCTATCGGTTTCCACATTGTCTGATATTGATGCGGTGGAGCGGGCGGAAATAGAGTCAACCATTCTGTTATCCGAAGTCATGAAAACCAATGTGGTGGTGGCGGAGTTGGACACCAATTTACTGACAGCGGGACATTTTCTATTAGCACAAGGACATGGATGTTTACCTGTTTTTGATGGGGAGCATTTATGTGGGATATTGACGGAGAGTGATTTTGTGCGTTTAGCGGTGTATTTATTGGAGAAAATGACCCATACGGAAACAGATAGCCACCACTAA
- the rpiA gene encoding ribose-5-phosphate isomerase RpiA yields MLLTQDEKKQAVAKAALDYVESGMVVGVGTGSTANYFVDALAGIKHRIDGAVASSVATANRLKERGIAVLDIHAVDDIGVYVDGADEATRHLHLIKGGGGALTREKIVAAVSRQFICVIDDSKLVDVLGQFPLPIEVIPMARSYVARELVKLGGNPFWREGFVTDNGNMILDVHHLNILNPCELETQLNQITGVVTNGLFAHRPADVLLMGTENGVEKLTVSRK; encoded by the coding sequence GTGTTATTAACGCAAGATGAAAAAAAACAAGCGGTTGCCAAAGCGGCTCTGGATTATGTTGAATCGGGTATGGTGGTGGGGGTAGGGACTGGAAGTACAGCGAATTATTTTGTGGATGCGCTTGCTGGTATTAAGCACCGCATTGATGGGGCTGTTGCCAGCTCGGTGGCAACGGCGAATCGGTTGAAAGAAAGAGGCATTGCCGTATTAGATATTCATGCGGTGGATGACATTGGTGTTTACGTTGATGGCGCGGATGAGGCTACGCGCCATTTGCATTTGATTAAGGGCGGTGGTGGCGCGTTGACTCGTGAAAAAATTGTCGCAGCGGTCAGTCGTCAATTTATTTGCGTCATTGATGACAGTAAATTGGTGGATGTTTTAGGACAATTTCCTTTACCCATTGAAGTGATTCCGATGGCGCGTAGTTATGTGGCGCGAGAGTTGGTGAAATTGGGTGGCAATCCATTTTGGCGAGAAGGTTTTGTAACAGATAATGGCAATATGATTTTAGATGTGCATCATCTCAATATTCTCAATCCCTGCGAATTAGAAACGCAATTAAATCAAATCACCGGTGTGGTCACTAATGGTTTATTCGCTCATCGTCCTGCGGATGTGTTGTTAATGGGAACAGAAAATGGAGTGGAAAAATTAACTGTAAGTCGTAAATAA